From one Triticum urartu cultivar G1812 chromosome 3, Tu2.1, whole genome shotgun sequence genomic stretch:
- the LOC125549392 gene encoding alpha-amylase/subtilisin inhibitor-like — translation MEHFCFLVILSLSGLAMALQLTSPCNAAQAQPQPIYDTDGHELAGHDMYNIMPVDRNLSDQCVYVSSLRDPRCRMRAILTPCKKFGRNPDGYVSIKLAEGSSNSSKEASPQLSTDVVIEFPGIITWCMHRLQWYVHGGITNQTHVTVGRPRGMEGCQAPAGTCKEQSFLFRVEKHGTGYKLTSCFHAPCRDLVLFDYDGRRWLTVEKDGHEPLVVVFKKFHLASLPPASAPQLG, via the coding sequence ATGGAACACTTCTGTTTCTTGGTCATCCTCTCACTCTCTGGCTTGGCCATGGCCTTGCAGCTGACCAGCCCGTGCAACGCTGCGCAAGCTCAGCCGCAGCCGATCTACGACACAGATGGCCATGAGCTAGCAGGCCACGACATGTACAACATCATGCCGGTGGACCGCAATTTGAGCGACCAATGCGTCTACGTTAGCTCATTACGGGACCCCAGATGTCGTATGCGTGCGATTCTGACACCGTGCAAGAAGTTTGGCAGGAATCCAGATGGGTATGTTTCGATCAAGCTGGCCGAGGGGAGCTCCAACTCCAGCAAGGAGGCGTCACCCCAGCTCTCGACCGACGTCGTGATCGAGTTTCCCGGCATAATCACCTGGTGCATGCATCGTCTCCAGTGGTACGTCCATGGAGGGATCACTAACCAGACGCACGTGACCGTCGGCCGCCCCAGAGGGATGGAGGGGTGCCAAGCGCCGGCAGGCACATGCAAGGAACAGAGTTTCCTATTCCGCGTCGAGAAGCACGGCACCGGGTACAAGCTGACGTCGTGCTTCCATGCGCCGTGCCGCGATCTTGTGCTGTTCGACTACGATGGACGCAGGTGGCTGACCGTAGAGAAAGATGGGCACGAGCCTCTGGTGGTCGTGTTCAAGAAGTTCCATCTCGCCAGCTTGCCTCCTGCGAGTGCTCCCCAACTAGGCTAG